In one Streptomyces sp. NBC_00597 genomic region, the following are encoded:
- the pyrF gene encoding orotidine-5'-phosphate decarboxylase has translation MTPVTPFGTRLRAAMDARGPLCVGIDPHAALLSSWGLNDDIAGLEKFSRTVVEALADSVAVFKPQAAFFERFGSKGIAVLEQTVADARAAGTLVVMDAKRGDIGSTMAAYAQTFLSPSSPLFSDALTVSPYLGYGSLEPAVELARRSGAGLFVLALTSNPEGAEVQRAVREDGRTVGATMLGHLAAENVGASPMGSFGAVVGATLGDLSSFDLDINGPLLAPGIGAQGATAADLPAVFGAAVRNVVPNVSRGVLKHGPDAAALRDSATRFADEIREAVSA, from the coding sequence GTGACCCCCGTCACCCCCTTCGGCACCCGCCTGCGCGCGGCGATGGACGCGCGCGGCCCGCTGTGCGTGGGCATCGACCCGCACGCGGCCCTCCTCTCGTCGTGGGGCCTGAACGACGACATCGCGGGCCTGGAGAAGTTCTCCCGCACGGTCGTCGAGGCGCTGGCCGACTCGGTCGCCGTCTTCAAGCCGCAGGCGGCCTTCTTCGAGCGCTTCGGCTCCAAGGGCATCGCGGTGCTGGAGCAGACCGTGGCCGATGCGCGGGCCGCGGGCACGCTGGTCGTGATGGACGCGAAGCGCGGCGACATCGGCTCGACCATGGCCGCGTACGCGCAGACCTTCCTGTCGCCGTCCTCGCCGCTCTTCTCCGACGCCCTGACGGTCTCCCCGTACTTGGGCTACGGCTCGCTGGAGCCGGCGGTGGAACTCGCACGCCGCTCGGGCGCCGGTCTGTTCGTACTCGCGCTGACCTCGAACCCGGAGGGCGCGGAGGTGCAGCGCGCGGTACGCGAGGACGGCCGGACCGTCGGCGCGACGATGCTGGGGCACCTCGCGGCGGAGAACGTGGGCGCCTCCCCGATGGGCTCCTTCGGAGCGGTGGTCGGCGCCACGCTGGGCGACCTGTCGTCCTTCGACCTGGACATCAACGGTCCGCTGCTGGCTCCCGGCATCGGCGCGCAGGGCGCGACGGCGGCCGACCTGCCGGCGGTCTTCGGCGCGGCCGTGCGCAACGTGGTTCCGAACGTGTCGCGGGGCGTGCTGAAGCACGGTCCGGACGCCGCCGCCCTGCGCGACTCGGCCACCCGGTTCGCCGACGAAATCCGCGAGGCGGTCTCGGCCTGA
- a CDS encoding quinone-dependent dihydroorotate dehydrogenase — translation MYKLFFNLVFKRMDPEQAHYAAFGWIRGAARTPVLRTFVAAALAPRYKELRTEALGLRMHGPFGLAAGFDKNAVAIDGMSMLGFDHIEIGTVTAQAQPGNPKKRLFRLVADRALINRMGFNNEGSAAVAARLAARVPVFKTVVGVNIGKTKVVPEEEAVADYVVSTERLARHADYLVVNVSSPNTPGLRNLQATESLRPLLTAVREAADRTVTDRRVPLLVKIAPDLADEDVDAVADLALELGLDGIIATNTTIARDGLGLKSAPELVKETGGLSGAPVKERSLEVLRRLYARVGDRLVLVGVGGVENAEDAWQRILAGATLVQGYSAFIYEGPFYARAIHKGLAARLANSPYATLAEAVGAETRKAAQ, via the coding sequence ATGTACAAGCTCTTCTTCAACCTGGTCTTCAAGCGCATGGACCCGGAGCAGGCCCACTACGCGGCCTTCGGCTGGATCCGCGGCGCGGCCCGCACCCCCGTGCTGCGCACCTTCGTGGCGGCTGCCCTCGCACCGCGGTACAAGGAGCTGCGCACCGAGGCGCTCGGCCTGCGGATGCACGGCCCGTTCGGCCTCGCGGCGGGCTTCGACAAGAACGCCGTCGCCATCGACGGGATGTCGATGCTCGGCTTCGACCACATCGAGATCGGCACGGTCACGGCCCAGGCGCAGCCGGGCAACCCCAAGAAGCGGCTGTTCCGCCTCGTGGCGGACCGCGCGCTGATCAACCGCATGGGCTTCAACAACGAGGGCTCTGCGGCCGTGGCGGCCCGCCTGGCGGCCCGCGTGCCGGTCTTCAAGACTGTCGTGGGCGTCAACATCGGCAAGACCAAGGTCGTGCCGGAGGAGGAGGCCGTGGCGGACTACGTCGTCTCCACGGAGCGGCTGGCCCGCCACGCGGACTACCTGGTCGTCAACGTCTCCTCGCCGAACACGCCGGGCCTGCGCAACCTCCAGGCCACCGAGTCCCTGCGCCCGCTCCTGACGGCCGTGCGGGAGGCCGCGGACCGCACCGTGACCGACCGCCGGGTCCCGCTCCTGGTGAAGATCGCGCCGGACCTCGCGGACGAGGACGTGGACGCGGTCGCGGACCTGGCGCTGGAGCTGGGCCTGGACGGCATCATCGCGACCAACACCACCATCGCGCGCGACGGGCTGGGCCTGAAGTCCGCCCCGGAGCTCGTGAAGGAGACCGGGGGTCTGTCCGGCGCCCCGGTCAAGGAGCGCTCCCTGGAGGTCCTGCGCCGCCTGTACGCCCGTGTGGGCGACCGCCTGGTGCTGGTGGGCGTCGGGGGCGTCGAGAACGCCGAGGACGCCTGGCAGCGCATCCTGGCCGGCGCGACCCTCGTCCAGGGGTACAGCGCGTTCATCTACGAGGGCCCGTTCTACGCCCGCGCCATTCACAAGGGTCTGGCCGCGCGCCTGGCCAACAGCCCCTACGCGACCCTCGCCGAGGCCGTCGGCGCCGAAACCCGAAAGGCCGCCCAGTGA
- the metK gene encoding methionine adenosyltransferase: MSRRLFTSESVTEGHPDKIADQISDTILDALLTEDPTSRVAVETLITTGLVHIAGEVTTKAYAPIAQLVRDKILEIGYDSSKKGFDGASCGVSVSIGAQSPDIAQGVDTAYEKRVEGDEDELDKQGAGDQGLMFGYACDETPELMPLPIHIAHRLSRRLSEVRKNGTIPYLRPDGKTQVTIEYDGDKAVRLDTVVVSSQHASDIDLDSLLAPDIREFVVEHVLKELVEDGIKLDTDGYRLLVNPTGRFEIGGPMGDAGLTGRKIIIDTYGGMARHGGGAFSGKDPSKVDRSAAYAMRWVAKNVVAAGLASRCEVQVAYAIGKAEPVGLFVETFGTAKVEVQKIEDAIGQVFDLRPAAIIRDLDLLRPIYAQTAAYGHFGRELPDFTWERTDRVDALRAAAGL; this comes from the coding sequence GTGTCCCGTCGCCTGTTCACCTCGGAGTCTGTCACCGAGGGTCACCCCGACAAGATCGCTGACCAGATCAGCGACACGATCCTCGACGCACTTCTCACCGAGGACCCGACCTCGCGTGTGGCCGTGGAGACCCTCATCACCACCGGTCTCGTCCACATCGCCGGTGAGGTGACGACGAAGGCGTACGCGCCGATCGCGCAGCTCGTCCGCGACAAGATCCTTGAGATCGGCTACGACTCCTCGAAGAAGGGCTTCGACGGAGCCTCCTGCGGCGTGTCGGTGTCCATCGGCGCGCAGTCCCCCGACATCGCGCAGGGCGTCGACACCGCCTACGAGAAGCGCGTCGAGGGCGACGAGGACGAGCTCGACAAGCAGGGCGCGGGCGACCAGGGCCTGATGTTCGGCTACGCGTGCGACGAGACGCCCGAGCTCATGCCGCTGCCGATCCACATCGCGCACCGGCTCTCGCGCCGCCTGTCCGAGGTCCGCAAGAACGGCACCATCCCGTACCTGCGCCCCGACGGCAAGACCCAGGTCACCATCGAGTACGACGGCGACAAGGCCGTCCGCCTCGACACCGTCGTCGTGTCCTCGCAGCACGCCTCGGACATCGACCTGGACTCGCTGCTCGCCCCGGACATCCGCGAGTTCGTCGTCGAGCACGTGCTCAAGGAGCTCGTCGAGGACGGCATCAAGCTCGACACCGACGGCTACCGGCTGCTGGTGAACCCGACCGGCCGCTTCGAGATCGGCGGCCCGATGGGCGACGCCGGCCTGACCGGCCGCAAGATCATCATCGACACGTACGGCGGCATGGCCCGCCACGGCGGCGGCGCCTTCTCGGGCAAGGACCCGTCGAAGGTCGACCGCTCCGCCGCGTACGCGATGCGCTGGGTCGCCAAGAACGTGGTCGCCGCCGGCCTCGCCTCGCGCTGCGAGGTCCAGGTCGCGTACGCCATCGGCAAGGCCGAGCCCGTCGGCCTGTTCGTCGAGACCTTCGGGACCGCCAAGGTGGAGGTCCAGAAGATCGAGGACGCGATCGGCCAGGTCTTCGACCTCCGCCCGGCCGCGATCATCCGCGACCTCGACCTGCTGCGCCCGATCTACGCCCAGACCGCCGCGTACGGCCACTTCGGCCGCGAGCTGCCGGACTTCACCTGGGAGCGCACCGACCGCGTCGACGCCCTGCGCGCGGCCGCCGGCCTGTAA
- the coaBC gene encoding bifunctional phosphopantothenoylcysteine decarboxylase/phosphopantothenate--cysteine ligase CoaBC, with protein MGKPKVVLGVSGGIAAYKACELLRRLTESGHEVRVVPTAASLNFVGEATWAALSGNPAGTEVWETVHEVPHVRIGQAADLVVVAPATADMLAKAAHGLADDLLTNTLLTARCPVVFAPAMHTEMWEHPATQENVATLRRRGAVVIEPAVGRLTGKDTGKGRLPDPEEIYEVCRRVLARGVAEPDLAGRHVVISAGGTREPLDPVRFLGNRSSGKQGYALARTAVARGARVTLVAANTALADPAGADVVRVGTAVQLREAVLKAASDADAVVMAAAVADFRPAEYAGGKIKKKDGQEPAPVALVRNPDVLAEISADRAREGQVVVGFAAETDDVLANGRAKLLRKGCDLLVVNEVGESKTFGSEENEAVILASDGGETQVPYGPKEALAEAIWDQVTSRLAPRRA; from the coding sequence GTGGGTAAGCCGAAGGTCGTGCTCGGAGTCAGCGGCGGGATCGCCGCGTACAAGGCGTGCGAGCTGCTGCGCCGGCTGACCGAGTCCGGGCACGAGGTGCGTGTCGTCCCCACGGCGGCGTCCCTGAACTTCGTGGGCGAGGCCACCTGGGCCGCGCTATCCGGGAACCCGGCCGGGACGGAGGTCTGGGAGACCGTCCACGAGGTCCCGCACGTCCGCATCGGCCAGGCGGCCGACCTCGTCGTCGTCGCCCCCGCCACCGCCGACATGCTCGCCAAGGCCGCCCACGGCCTCGCCGACGACCTCCTCACGAACACGCTCCTCACCGCCCGCTGTCCGGTGGTGTTCGCCCCCGCCATGCACACCGAGATGTGGGAGCACCCCGCGACCCAGGAGAACGTGGCCACGCTGCGCCGCCGTGGCGCCGTCGTCATCGAGCCCGCCGTCGGCCGGCTCACCGGGAAGGACACCGGCAAGGGGCGGCTGCCCGACCCCGAGGAGATCTACGAGGTGTGCCGCAGGGTCCTGGCCCGAGGGGTGGCCGAGCCCGACCTGGCCGGCCGGCACGTGGTGATCAGCGCGGGCGGCACGCGCGAGCCGCTCGACCCGGTCCGCTTCCTCGGCAACCGCTCCTCCGGCAAGCAGGGCTACGCGCTGGCCCGCACGGCCGTCGCCCGCGGGGCCCGGGTCACCCTCGTGGCCGCCAACACCGCACTGGCCGACCCGGCCGGCGCGGACGTCGTACGGGTCGGGACGGCCGTACAGCTGCGTGAGGCCGTCCTCAAGGCGGCCTCCGACGCCGACGCCGTCGTGATGGCCGCGGCCGTGGCCGACTTCAGGCCGGCCGAGTACGCGGGCGGCAAGATCAAGAAGAAGGACGGGCAGGAACCGGCCCCGGTGGCCCTCGTGCGCAACCCCGACGTCCTCGCCGAGATCTCGGCCGACCGGGCCCGGGAAGGCCAGGTCGTGGTCGGTTTCGCCGCCGAAACCGACGACGTGCTCGCGAACGGCCGGGCCAAACTGCTCCGCAAGGGGTGTGATCTTCTCGTCGTGAACGAGGTCGGCGAAAGCAAGACCTTCGGTTCGGAGGAGAACGAGGCCGTCATCCTGGCCTCCGATGGGGGCGAGACTCAGGTTCCCTATGGACCGAAGGAGGCGCTGGCCGAAGCGATTTGGGATCAGGTCACTTCGCGACTCGCACCGCGACGCGCCTGA
- the gmk gene encoding guanylate kinase produces the protein MAAEVRPRLTVLSGPSGVGKSTVVAHMRKVHPEVWLSVSATTRKPRPGERHGVHYFFVNNDEFDKLIANGELLEWAEFAGNRYGTPRGAVSERLENGEPVLLEIDLQGARLVRESMPEAQLVFLAPPSWDELVRRLTGRGTESPQVIQRRLETAKVELAAESEFDTTLVNTSVEDVARELLALMEVV, from the coding sequence ATGGCAGCAGAGGTTCGTCCGCGGCTGACCGTGCTCTCCGGCCCCTCGGGGGTCGGCAAGAGCACGGTCGTCGCGCATATGCGCAAGGTCCACCCCGAGGTATGGCTCTCGGTGTCGGCCACCACCCGCAAGCCGCGGCCCGGTGAGCGACACGGAGTCCACTACTTCTTCGTCAACAACGACGAGTTCGACAAGCTGATCGCCAATGGCGAGCTGCTGGAGTGGGCCGAGTTCGCGGGCAACCGCTACGGCACACCGCGCGGCGCGGTGTCGGAACGACTGGAGAACGGCGAGCCCGTCCTCCTGGAGATCGATCTGCAGGGCGCCCGACTCGTCCGCGAGTCCATGCCCGAGGCGCAGCTCGTCTTCTTGGCGCCGCCGAGCTGGGACGAGCTGGTCCGCCGGCTCACCGGACGCGGCACCGAGTCGCCCCAGGTCATCCAGCGCAGGCTGGAGACCGCCAAGGTCGAGCTCGCTGCCGAATCCGAGTTCGACACCACCCTGGTCAACACCTCCGTCGAGGACGTGGCGCGTGAGCTGCTAGCCTTGATGGAAGTTGTTTGA
- a CDS encoding integration host factor produces MALPPLTPEQRAAALEKAAAARRERAEVKNRLKHSGASLQEVIKTGQENDVIGKMKVSALLESLPGVGKVRAKQIMERLGISESRRVRGLGSNQIASLEREFGTPAG; encoded by the coding sequence GTGGCTCTTCCGCCCCTTACCCCTGAACAGCGCGCAGCCGCGCTCGAAAAGGCCGCCGCGGCTCGCCGGGAGCGGGCCGAGGTGAAGAATCGACTCAAGCACTCCGGCGCTTCGCTCCAAGAGGTCATCAAGACGGGTCAGGAGAACGACGTCATCGGCAAGATGAAGGTCTCCGCCCTGCTGGAGTCCCTGCCCGGCGTGGGCAAGGTCCGTGCCAAGCAGATCATGGAGCGCCTCGGCATCTCCGAGTCCCGGCGTGTCCGAGGTCTCGGCTCCAACCAGATCGCGTCTCTGGAGCGTGAGTTCGGCACTCCTGCCGGCTGA
- the fmt gene encoding methionyl-tRNA formyltransferase, with the protein MKLVFAGTPEVAVPALDALIASGRHEVAAVVTRPDAPAGRGRRLVASPVAERAEEAGIEVLKPAKPRDPEFQARLREIDPDCCPVVAYGALLPKSALDIPRRGWVNLHFSLLPAWRGAAPVQHSIMAGDQVTGASTFLIEEGLDSGPVYGHLTEEIRPTDTSGDLLTRLAFAGAGLLAATMDGIEDGTLRAVGQPADGLSLAPKITVEDARIDWNAPAMRADRVVRGCTPAPGAWTVFRGERLKLISVGLVTDRTDLAPGELAAAKNNVYVGTGSHAVELLWVQPQGKKPMRGADWARGVRIAPGERVGAAVVG; encoded by the coding sequence GTGAAGCTCGTCTTCGCAGGCACCCCCGAGGTCGCCGTGCCCGCCCTGGACGCCCTGATCGCCTCCGGGCGCCACGAGGTCGCCGCCGTCGTCACCCGGCCCGACGCACCGGCCGGCCGCGGCCGCCGGCTCGTCGCCAGCCCGGTCGCCGAGCGCGCCGAGGAAGCCGGCATCGAGGTCCTCAAGCCGGCCAAGCCGCGGGACCCCGAGTTCCAGGCCCGGCTGCGCGAGATCGACCCCGACTGCTGCCCGGTCGTCGCGTACGGCGCGCTGCTGCCCAAGAGCGCCCTCGACATCCCCCGCCGCGGCTGGGTCAACCTCCACTTCTCGCTGCTGCCCGCCTGGCGCGGCGCCGCGCCCGTGCAGCACTCGATCATGGCCGGGGACCAGGTCACCGGCGCCTCCACCTTCCTCATCGAGGAGGGCCTGGACTCCGGCCCCGTCTACGGGCACCTGACCGAGGAGATCCGGCCCACCGACACCAGCGGCGACCTGCTGACCCGCCTGGCCTTCGCCGGCGCCGGCCTGCTGGCCGCCACCATGGACGGCATCGAGGACGGCACCCTGCGCGCCGTCGGACAGCCCGCCGACGGGCTCTCCCTCGCCCCCAAGATCACCGTCGAGGACGCCCGGATCGACTGGAACGCCCCGGCGATGCGCGCCGACCGCGTCGTGCGCGGCTGCACCCCCGCCCCCGGCGCGTGGACCGTCTTCCGCGGGGAGCGGCTCAAGCTGATCTCCGTCGGTCTGGTCACCGACCGCACCGACCTGGCGCCCGGCGAGCTCGCCGCGGCCAAGAACAACGTGTACGTCGGCACCGGCTCGCACGCCGTGGAACTGCTCTGGGTACAGCCCCAGGGCAAGAAGCCGATGCGCGGCGCCGACTGGGCGCGCGGCGTGCGGATCGCTCCCGGCGAGCGGGTCGGCGCCGCGGTCGTAGGCTGA
- a CDS encoding primosomal protein N' gives MSSTNESGQRGGDESPGGPPEQLALMREMVAEAKAKAPKAKPRTWRGAALAKELPVARILVNKGVLHLDQLWDYAVPEELSEAARPGVRVRVRFGAGSHQVHGGRREGGGLIDGFIVERRAESDYNGALAALAHVVSPEVVLTPSMLALARAVADRYAGSLADVLQLALPPRNARAEAKPSPEPLPPPAAPEPGGWTRYGSGPAFLRALAGGGAPRAVWTALPGPGWADELARAMAATLASGRGALAVLPDGRTAARVDAALTALLGEGRHALLTAESGPERRYRQWLAVHRGSVRAVIGTRAAMFAPVQDLGLVAIWDDGDSSHSDDNAPFPHVREVLELRAVGDGCGFLAGSTSCTVEAAQLVETGWARPLVADRETVRACAPRIRTVGDELLARDEAARAARLPSLAWETVREGLKSGPVLVQVPRRGYAPRLACERCRTPARCKVCAGPLEAPDARDLHCGWCGRQETAWHCEECGSFRLRAQVVGARRTAEELGRAFPAVPVRTSGRDHVLDEVPDRPALVVCTPGAEPVAAGAGYAAALLLDGWAMLTRPDLRAGEDALRRWIAAASLVRGEGQVVVVAEPTLRPVQALVRWDPVGHAVRELAERAQLGFPPVSRMAAVAGRGEAVEAFLAGAGLPPDAEVLGPVPVPGRRGEPSPGERALVRVPPGSGAALAAALKAAQAARLARGVPAVEAIRVRIDPPDIG, from the coding sequence GTGAGCAGCACGAACGAATCCGGGCAGCGGGGCGGGGACGAGAGTCCCGGCGGTCCGCCGGAGCAGCTCGCGCTGATGCGGGAGATGGTCGCCGAAGCGAAGGCCAAGGCCCCCAAGGCCAAACCGCGCACCTGGCGCGGCGCCGCCCTCGCCAAGGAGCTGCCGGTCGCCCGGATCCTCGTCAACAAGGGCGTGCTCCACCTCGACCAGCTCTGGGACTACGCCGTTCCCGAAGAGCTCTCCGAGGCCGCCCGGCCCGGCGTCCGTGTCCGGGTCCGCTTCGGCGCCGGCTCCCACCAGGTCCACGGCGGCCGCCGCGAGGGCGGCGGCCTCATCGACGGGTTCATCGTCGAACGCCGCGCCGAATCCGATTACAACGGCGCCCTGGCCGCCCTCGCCCACGTGGTGTCGCCCGAGGTCGTGCTCACCCCGAGCATGCTCGCCCTGGCCCGGGCGGTCGCCGACCGGTACGCGGGCAGCCTGGCCGACGTGCTCCAGCTCGCCCTGCCCCCGCGCAACGCCCGCGCCGAGGCCAAGCCCTCGCCCGAACCGCTGCCGCCGCCCGCCGCCCCCGAACCCGGCGGCTGGACGCGGTACGGCTCCGGCCCCGCCTTCCTGCGGGCCCTCGCCGGCGGCGGCGCACCCCGCGCCGTCTGGACGGCCCTGCCCGGCCCCGGCTGGGCCGACGAGCTGGCCCGTGCCATGGCCGCCACCCTCGCCTCCGGTCGGGGAGCCCTCGCCGTCCTGCCCGACGGGCGCACCGCAGCCCGGGTCGACGCCGCACTGACCGCCCTGCTCGGTGAGGGACGGCACGCGCTGCTGACCGCCGAATCCGGCCCCGAGAGGCGATACCGCCAGTGGCTCGCCGTGCACCGGGGCTCGGTGCGGGCCGTCATCGGCACCCGCGCCGCGATGTTCGCGCCCGTACAGGACCTCGGGCTGGTCGCGATCTGGGACGACGGCGACTCCAGCCACAGCGACGACAACGCACCGTTCCCGCACGTACGGGAGGTGCTGGAGCTGCGCGCCGTCGGCGACGGCTGCGGATTCCTGGCCGGGAGCACGAGCTGCACCGTGGAGGCCGCCCAACTGGTCGAGACGGGCTGGGCCCGTCCGCTCGTCGCCGACCGGGAGACGGTACGGGCCTGCGCACCCCGGATCCGGACCGTGGGCGACGAACTGCTGGCCCGGGACGAGGCGGCGCGCGCCGCCCGGCTGCCGAGCCTGGCCTGGGAGACCGTACGGGAGGGGCTGAAGTCCGGGCCCGTGCTCGTGCAGGTGCCCCGGCGCGGTTACGCACCTCGGCTGGCCTGCGAGCGGTGCCGCACCCCCGCCCGCTGCAAGGTCTGCGCCGGGCCGCTGGAGGCCCCCGACGCGCGGGACCTGCACTGCGGCTGGTGCGGCAGGCAGGAGACCGCCTGGCACTGCGAGGAGTGCGGGTCGTTCCGGCTGCGCGCCCAGGTGGTGGGCGCCCGACGGACCGCCGAGGAGCTGGGGCGGGCCTTTCCGGCCGTGCCCGTCCGCACGTCCGGCCGCGACCACGTCCTCGACGAGGTGCCCGACCGGCCCGCGCTCGTCGTGTGCACCCCCGGCGCCGAGCCGGTCGCGGCGGGCGCCGGGTACGCGGCGGCGCTGCTGCTGGACGGCTGGGCGATGCTGACCCGGCCCGACCTGCGGGCCGGCGAGGACGCGCTGCGCCGGTGGATCGCGGCCGCCTCGCTGGTCCGGGGCGAGGGGCAGGTCGTCGTGGTCGCCGAGCCGACGCTGCGGCCGGTCCAGGCCCTCGTGCGCTGGGACCCGGTGGGCCACGCGGTACGGGAGCTCGCGGAGCGGGCCCAGCTCGGCTTCCCGCCGGTGTCCCGGATGGCGGCCGTGGCCGGCCGGGGCGAGGCGGTGGAGGCCTTCCTGGCCGGCGCCGGGCTGCCACCGGACGCGGAGGTGCTGGGCCCGGTCCCGGTGCCGGGGCGGCGCGGCGAGCCGTCGCCGGGGGAGCGGGCCCTGGTCCGCGTCCCGCCCGGCAGCGGGGCCGCACTCGCGGCCGCCCTCAAGGCGGCCCAGGCGGCCCGGCTGGCCCGCGGAGTCCCGGCGGTGGAGGCGATCCGCGTCCGCATCGACCCCCCGGACATCGGCTAG
- the rpoZ gene encoding DNA-directed RNA polymerase subunit omega, with amino-acid sequence MSSSITAPEGIINPPIDELLEATDSKYSLVIYAAKRARQINAYYSQLGEGLLEYVGPLVDTHVHEKPLSIALREINAGLLTSEAIEAPAQ; translated from the coding sequence GTGTCCTCTTCCATCACTGCGCCCGAGGGCATCATCAACCCGCCGATCGACGAGCTGCTTGAGGCCACGGACTCGAAGTACAGCCTCGTGATCTACGCGGCCAAGCGCGCGCGTCAGATCAACGCGTACTACTCGCAGCTCGGTGAGGGCCTGCTTGAGTACGTAGGCCCGCTGGTGGACACCCACGTCCACGAGAAGCCGCTTTCGATCGCGCTGCGCGAGATCAACGCGGGTCTGCTGACCTCCGAGGCCATCGAGGCCCCGGCCCAGTAA